In Halopelagius longus, the following proteins share a genomic window:
- a CDS encoding DUF7503 family protein has product MSPDDDNSAVAQFLSEHPRMMGVLFSALVLLSQAGAVVAGNNSVIYGP; this is encoded by the coding sequence ATGTCCCCCGACGACGACAACAGCGCGGTCGCACAGTTCCTCTCCGAGCACCCACGCATGATGGGCGTCCTGTTCTCCGCCCTCGTCCTCCTGTCGCAGGCGGGCGCAGTGGTGGCGGGGAACAACAGCGTCATCTACGGCCCGTGA
- a CDS encoding DUF7504 family protein has translation MVQGGETGAERSDGVTSFACALEELKERGSALLVVGSVPEEVYARMSAKMLGDGDASPRRRLLVTPVSGVSHRDFRLEGVSRRTPEWTRIVQYESHARHAAAADADAAVVSSPDGPVEIGAANGHGDDRTAADGRDPLAEIVDGEIIDLGLAVAETIDQFDGIASGLSPAELRVAFDCLPTLLSEYDRETVFRFVHVLGNNVRSVGGMAHFWLPQGRRSETVRLFEPLFDATVELRLDGHELAQRWHFRDADISSEWLSFD, from the coding sequence ATGGTTCAGGGAGGCGAAACCGGCGCCGAGCGCTCCGACGGCGTGACGAGTTTCGCGTGCGCACTCGAGGAACTCAAAGAGCGCGGGAGCGCGTTGCTCGTCGTCGGTTCGGTGCCCGAAGAGGTGTACGCGAGGATGTCCGCCAAGATGCTCGGCGACGGCGACGCGTCCCCTCGGCGGCGTCTCCTCGTGACGCCGGTGTCGGGCGTCTCCCACAGGGACTTCAGACTCGAAGGCGTCTCCCGGCGGACGCCGGAGTGGACCCGCATCGTCCAGTACGAGTCGCACGCGCGGCACGCGGCGGCCGCCGACGCCGACGCCGCCGTCGTCTCGTCTCCCGACGGTCCGGTGGAAATCGGCGCGGCGAACGGCCACGGCGACGACCGGACGGCCGCCGACGGCCGGGACCCCCTCGCGGAAATCGTCGACGGGGAGATAATCGACCTCGGACTGGCGGTAGCCGAGACGATAGACCAGTTCGACGGCATCGCGTCGGGACTCTCCCCGGCGGAACTCCGCGTCGCGTTCGACTGTCTCCCGACGCTTCTCTCGGAGTACGACCGCGAGACGGTGTTCCGGTTCGTCCACGTCCTCGGAAACAACGTCCGGTCGGTCGGCGGGATGGCCCACTTCTGGCTCCCGCAGGGCCGGCGTTCGGAGACGGTTCGCCTCTTCGAACCGCTGTTCGACGCCACCGTCGAACTCCGACTGGACGGCCACGAACTCGCCCAACGGTGGCATTTCCGCGACGCTGACATCTCCTCGGAGTGGCTCTCGTTCGACTGA
- a CDS encoding sensor histidine kinase yields MDKQATSHSHRGGRDGGVGSVEPVRMESGLEALRSSPEFRGPVEPLEDLDANQHIALFYESREEQFAAMVPFVRQGLSRGERVMYVIYEPTEADVLEAMRDGGIDVDAALSSGALSFHTIEETYLRTGTFDPDDMLSVYRDALEKAKADYPGFRVTADTNWILDERTEIPDFMEYESRVNQLFEGEDCIAICQYDLETIPAETLRDVVRTHPHLIYDGTLCHNFYYTPPEEYFEPNEPAREVERMLGTLVDRTKAKVTLAETIEELEESNERLKRFAYVASHDLQEPLRMISSYLRLLERRRADELDEDAREYIDFAVDGADRMRDMVEGLLSYSRIDMHDPAFEPVDCNAVLEDALNDLRIRVEESDAVVSADELPTVVGDANQLEQVFSNLISNAIKYSDDPPRVDVTAERRGDRCVFSVADDGIGIESEYLDQIFEIFNRLHSNEKYRGTGIGLTLCRKIVNHHGGDIWVDSEPGEGTTFYFTLPTERA; encoded by the coding sequence ATGGACAAACAGGCGACGAGTCACTCACACCGCGGGGGGCGCGACGGAGGCGTCGGGAGTGTCGAACCCGTCCGCATGGAGAGCGGACTGGAGGCGCTTCGGTCGAGCCCGGAGTTTCGGGGGCCGGTCGAACCGCTCGAGGACTTAGACGCGAACCAACACATCGCGCTGTTCTACGAGTCACGGGAGGAACAGTTCGCGGCCATGGTTCCGTTCGTCCGGCAGGGGTTATCGCGGGGCGAACGAGTCATGTACGTCATCTACGAACCGACCGAGGCGGACGTCCTCGAAGCGATGCGCGACGGCGGTATCGACGTGGACGCCGCCCTCTCCTCCGGTGCGCTGAGTTTCCACACCATAGAGGAGACGTACCTCCGCACCGGGACGTTCGACCCCGACGACATGCTCTCCGTCTACCGCGACGCCCTGGAGAAGGCGAAAGCGGACTACCCCGGGTTTCGCGTGACCGCGGACACGAACTGGATACTCGACGAACGGACGGAGATTCCGGACTTCATGGAGTACGAGAGCCGAGTGAACCAACTGTTCGAGGGCGAAGACTGCATCGCCATCTGTCAGTACGATTTAGAAACCATCCCCGCCGAGACTCTCAGAGACGTCGTCCGGACCCACCCGCACCTCATCTACGACGGGACGCTCTGTCACAACTTCTACTACACGCCGCCCGAGGAGTACTTCGAGCCCAACGAACCCGCGCGGGAAGTCGAGCGGATGCTCGGAACGCTGGTGGACCGGACCAAAGCGAAGGTGACTCTCGCAGAGACTATCGAGGAGTTAGAGGAGTCGAACGAACGGCTCAAGCGGTTCGCCTACGTCGCCTCCCACGACCTACAGGAGCCGTTGCGGATGATTTCGAGTTACCTCCGGCTGCTGGAGAGGCGGCGCGCGGACGAACTCGACGAGGACGCGCGGGAGTACATCGACTTCGCCGTCGACGGCGCAGACCGGATGCGCGACATGGTCGAGGGGTTGCTCTCGTACTCCCGAATCGACATGCACGACCCCGCATTCGAACCGGTCGACTGCAACGCCGTCCTCGAGGACGCGTTGAACGACCTGCGGATACGGGTCGAAGAGAGCGACGCGGTCGTCTCCGCGGACGAACTGCCGACGGTCGTCGGCGACGCCAACCAACTGGAGCAGGTGTTCTCGAACCTCATCTCGAACGCCATCAAGTACAGCGACGACCCCCCGCGCGTGGACGTCACGGCCGAGAGGCGGGGCGACCGGTGCGTGTTCTCCGTCGCCGACGACGGAATCGGCATCGAGTCGGAGTACCTCGACCAGATATTCGAGATTTTCAACCGACTGCACTCGAACGAGAAGTACCGCGGGACGGGCATCGGCCTCACCCTCTGTCGGAAGATAGTCAACCACCACGGCGGCGACATCTGGGTCGATTCCGAACCGGGCGAGGGGACGACGTTCTACTTCACCCTTCCGACGGAGAGAGCCTAA
- a CDS encoding response regulator yields MSPNSNPGDEPLRVLVVEDNPGDVWLIEEAFEELDVESSVTYLTDGAEALDFLLRRLGDGAGGLDLTILDLNVPKIDGRTILERITNDSDLYSPPVVVFSGSRSPDDIRETYELGAEGYFVKPADPDRFIETVQDIGESAADSERLPPGEFREFA; encoded by the coding sequence GTGAGTCCAAATTCCAATCCCGGAGACGAACCCCTGCGAGTGCTCGTCGTAGAGGACAATCCCGGGGACGTGTGGCTAATCGAGGAAGCGTTCGAGGAACTCGACGTCGAGAGTTCGGTGACGTACCTCACCGACGGAGCGGAGGCACTCGACTTCCTCCTTCGACGCCTCGGGGACGGCGCGGGGGGCCTCGACCTCACGATTTTGGACCTCAACGTGCCCAAAATCGACGGGAGAACCATCCTCGAGAGGATAACGAACGATTCGGACCTGTACTCGCCGCCCGTCGTCGTCTTCTCGGGGTCGCGGTCGCCCGACGACATCCGCGAGACGTACGAACTCGGGGCGGAAGGCTACTTCGTCAAACCGGCCGACCCCGACCGATTCATCGAGACGGTCCAGGACATCGGGGAGTCGGCCGCCGACTCGGAACGACTCCCTCCGGGCGAGTTTCGCGAGTTCGCGTAG
- a CDS encoding pyridoxal phosphate-dependent aminotransferase, translating into MTDRLSARARETPPSGIRRFFELAEEMDDVISLGVGEPDFSAPWAARTAAIDSLERGRTSYTANRGMRELREAIADRATTYDLEYDPDEEILVTAGASEAVDLAMRALVDPGDTVAVPQPSYISYVPTVTFAGGDALPVPTSVENDFALTYEDLERAGAADADVLVLCYPNNPTGAVMTERQLADVASFAREHDLFVLSDEIYAALRYEDEHVSIATLPEMRDRTVVFNGFSKAYAMTGLRLGYALGPADVIDAMNRIHQYTMLSAPTTAQYAALEALDSCEDEVEEMRRAYDRRRRYVISRFNDIGMDCFEAKGAFYVFPECPPGWEDDEAFAEELLQAQNVALVPGSAFGEGGRGHLRVSYATGMAELKEALNRIEAFVEAEAER; encoded by the coding sequence ATGACGGACCGTCTCTCCGCGCGGGCCCGCGAGACGCCGCCGTCCGGCATCCGTCGGTTCTTCGAGTTGGCCGAGGAGATGGACGACGTCATCTCGCTGGGCGTCGGCGAACCCGACTTCTCCGCCCCGTGGGCGGCCCGAACCGCCGCCATCGACTCGCTGGAACGCGGTCGGACCTCCTACACCGCAAACAGGGGGATGCGCGAACTCCGCGAGGCCATCGCGGACCGCGCGACGACGTACGACCTCGAATACGACCCCGACGAGGAGATACTCGTCACCGCGGGCGCGAGCGAAGCCGTCGACTTGGCGATGCGGGCGTTGGTGGACCCCGGCGACACCGTCGCCGTCCCCCAACCCTCGTACATCTCGTACGTGCCGACGGTGACGTTCGCCGGCGGCGACGCCCTCCCGGTGCCGACGTCCGTCGAGAACGACTTCGCCCTCACGTACGAGGACTTAGAACGCGCGGGCGCGGCGGACGCCGACGTACTGGTGCTTTGTTACCCGAACAACCCCACCGGCGCGGTGATGACCGAACGGCAACTGGCCGACGTGGCGTCGTTCGCGCGCGAACACGACCTGTTCGTCCTCTCGGACGAGATTTACGCCGCCCTCCGCTACGAGGACGAACACGTCTCCATCGCCACGTTGCCGGAGATGCGGGACCGAACCGTGGTGTTCAACGGGTTCTCGAAGGCGTACGCCATGACCGGCCTACGTCTGGGGTACGCACTCGGCCCGGCCGACGTCATCGACGCGATGAACCGCATCCACCAGTACACGATGCTGTCGGCGCCGACGACGGCGCAGTACGCCGCCCTCGAAGCCCTCGACTCCTGCGAGGACGAAGTCGAGGAGATGCGGCGCGCCTACGACAGGCGGCGGCGGTACGTCATCTCGCGGTTCAACGACATCGGGATGGACTGCTTCGAGGCGAAAGGCGCGTTCTACGTCTTCCCCGAGTGTCCCCCGGGGTGGGAGGACGACGAAGCGTTCGCGGAGGAACTCCTCCAAGCGCAGAACGTCGCACTCGTCCCCGGAAGCGCCTTCGGCGAGGGCGGGCGCGGCCACCTCCGCGTCTCCTACGCCACCGGGATGGCCGAACTCAAGGAGGCGTTGAACCGAATCGAGGCGTTCGTCGAGGCCGAGGCGGAGCGATAA
- a CDS encoding Lrp/AsnC family transcriptional regulator yields the protein MDEKRELLDLLLRNARESVDDLARQTGLEAAEVEALVEELEDEGVIRGYQAIVDWDRVDEEYVQAEVELNVELDRETGYEEIARRIGKFPEVASLRLVSGDYDFAVDVVGDSMQDVSNFVSEQIAPVPEVTQTVTHFVMETYKERGVELGDGDEDDRLSFSP from the coding sequence ATGGACGAGAAGCGGGAACTACTCGACCTGTTGCTTCGCAACGCTCGCGAGAGCGTCGACGACCTCGCGCGACAGACCGGACTCGAAGCGGCGGAGGTCGAAGCACTCGTCGAGGAGTTAGAGGACGAGGGCGTCATCCGCGGCTATCAGGCCATCGTCGATTGGGACCGCGTCGACGAGGAGTACGTGCAGGCCGAGGTCGAACTGAACGTCGAACTCGACCGGGAGACGGGGTACGAGGAGATAGCCCGTCGAATCGGCAAGTTCCCCGAAGTCGCGTCGCTCCGTCTGGTCTCCGGCGACTACGACTTCGCCGTGGACGTGGTCGGCGACTCGATGCAGGACGTCTCGAACTTCGTCTCCGAGCAGATAGCCCCCGTCCCGGAGGTCACCCAGACGGTGACCCACTTCGTCATGGAGACGTACAAGGAACGGGGCGTCGAACTCGGCGACGGCGACGAAGACGACCGGTTGTCGTTCTCGCCATGA